The Rattus norvegicus strain BN/NHsdMcwi chromosome 9, GRCr8, whole genome shotgun sequence genome contains the following window.
acttCAAGAGAAAATGACCTGCCATCAATGAAGAAAAACAATGGAATCTACTTTAAACCTCTCATCTGCAATGCTCGTTGCTGAAGGGGCAAAGCCTCTTTTTTGGGTAGtaaattctttctgcctcacTAGTCAGTCAAAGTACATCCATCTGTAAGAAGGTAGAAgaaaaatactgtttttttttttcaaagttgcAAAGGCTTAGAATGCTTTCGCAGCTTGCCACTTTCCCTGGAACCTTTTCTTATCAGGTAGATTACAGACGTTTTCCAGAAAAGAGACAGCAATGGATTTAGGAACAAATGAGTCATAAGCAGCAATGGTACTGACCCAGTGGACAGAGCTGGGACCTGGAGCAGAGGCAAACATTCAGGAGGGATAGCAAGCAAGATTGAAAATACAAGACCAAAGCACGACATGTTGGGGTTAAAACACAGGTGATGAGAAActcaaggaaaacacaaacatctGAGCACAACAGCCAGAtatgaaatatatgaaataaactCTAGATGTAATTCTTTTAGCATCAAAGTCTAGATAAGTTGCAAAATATGTACACTCAATTTGACCTTTATATTAACAATGTACTTCTGGTATGTCTGGTCTCTGTATTTCATAATGTTGAACCAGTCAGAAATATGTGATTCTAACAGATAAAAACTCAAATCTGAAAAATATCACTCTGTCATAAGAATATAAATAGCCTTCCTGGGagttaattgtttttaaagatttatttattttatatatgtgggtacactgttggtgtcctcagacacaccagaagaggatgtcagatcccatttcagatggttgtgagctaccatgagttttctgggaattgaactcaggacctctggaagagcagtaagtgctcttaaccactgagccatctctctagccatggGAATTAAATACTTAAATTAACTAGGCAAAAGGAGATATAAAAGATTGTGAGAATGTGGGTAAAGATAAGAGGTACTTAAGTAGAGACAAAATGAATACTCCATCCTCAGCAGAGTATTGTGCAGAGATTTGATTACCTTCCTATAATTACAATGTTACTCAGATGACTTCATCAATCATTCGGAAGTTAATAGTGtttcagttagggttttattgttgtgaagagatactatgaccactacaactcttacaaagaagaacatttaattagggctggtttactatttcagaggtttagtccataatTATCATGGTGCAAGGCATGGCAGCATgcgatgctggagaaggagctggagcTTCTACATCTAGTCAGcaggcaggggagagagagagagagagagagagagagagagagagagagagagagagagagagagaaccactgGACCAGGCTTAAGCTTTGGAAACATCAAAGCTTACCATTAGAGACACTCTTCTAACAAaatcacacctactccaacagggccacgcctCCTAATGGCGCCACCTCCTGTGAGTCTATGGGAgctgttttcattcaaaccaccacagtgaggcGATAGAACAAGCTCAACCTTGGCTTACAGTAGTGAGAGAACAATAGCATTTAAAATGAGTAAGTCAAGAACTAAGACGCAAGCTTGTCCTCCATCACTGTGTGAGCACCAGCTGCATAACTCAAGCTAGAAACTGCTAGAAGCAGCTATCTGTGGGGAGATGGCAAAGATGTAGATAAGggatcagtttaaaaaaaaaagctaaatcaTCCATTAAACACAGGGAAAGGAGTAAATACTTAAAGGATACTTATAAAAATGTGACAGAACACGCGTACACACATAGCCTCTGCCCACTCTAACCACTcactccttcctttctgtttccttgtaACTTCTGTTTGGATGCCCTCTGGCATGGTGCTGAAAATAGATACATGCAGAGTTCTCAGTAGAGTGTGAGTGAAGAAACTCAATAGAGAGTTTCTCACTGAAGGTGAGATAAGATAAGGGAGGTGATGGAGAACTGCAAGGAGACAGGAAACCAATGGAGAGCCTGAGGAGAGGGCCAGGTTGTAGGGCACAGCCGTCCCCAGCAGCTAGGGCTTTGCAACCAGCCAGAAGGAAGCTGGGGCAGAATAGACCTTATTCCTCCCACCTCTTCATGGACGAGGGTCCATCCTTCTAAGTAAGGTCTGGATTGAGAGGGCAGGGAGACTGGAGGGGACAAGAGAGCCTCCAGCACACTTATGGCCTTGTCCACATACTACTTTGTCATCTCTCTCAGCAGTTGGAGCTGCTGCAAACTCCTAGTTCCTATTTCCAGCAAAGCCCCTGGAGTCTGCTTTGTCATGCTCAGGCTCTAGAGTAGACTTCCCAAGGCTACCATCTTGGAACAGTCAGCAGTAGCAGTCTTGATGGGACTTCAATACATGCTGCTATTAGGTCTTGTTTCACAGGAAAATGTGTGATCATGATTATACTGTCTATGTGAAACAGTAGTCATTGTAACAGTGTGATTGGCTTATACATGAAACAGTAGTCATTGTAACAATAGAATTGGCTTATACATGAAACAGTAGTCATTGTAACAATAGAATTGGCTTATACATGAAACAGTAGTCATTGTAACAATGTGGTTGGCTTATACATGAAACAGTAGTCATTGTAACAATGGAATTGGCTTGCCTGGGCTTAAATGGCAACAGTGCTGCTTCCAGTAAGCCTTCCACCACATGATACACACATTGCTACTCTGTACCTGGGCCTGATATGTTCTAGATGAGGAAGTCTGAAAGGGATTAGTGAATGAGACTATTTAGAGAATGGATACACAGGGGAGGATCCATTTCACTCAGCAGAGACAACAGATTCGAGACCTTGGCTCCTGGATGCCATTCCTGGACACAAAATCCCtgagaaaaagcaataaaaattgacACTGTTTTTAAGAACtggtcctctcccctccttctcagTGTTTCCTAAGAAGAATCTTACAGCATCTACACACTTGTCAGAAGTGTTGCTGCCAGAGAAACCAGGCAGAGGATATACACAAGGTCACTGTTTTCTCATAACATTCTCCATATGAATGTGAATTTGACTTGTCTCAAAATTAATCAAACatacttaaaatttttttagTAAAAGCATATTAAAAGCTTTTTCTCAGAGGATAGATCTCAGCACAGAGGGTAGAAGGCCAACTTTCAGGTTGATGACTATGTTTATGGCCTTGATGGTAGTGACAGTTTTGAGGTATACACTTGTCCCAGTCACTATTGAGATATAAATGTGTACACCTGTTCAAATGCCATTTACACCTCCAGAAGGTCACCTCAAAACATGAGACTTTGAGTTGGGTTAGTTTTgctatgtgtttgttttttaatctccaCTTTTAATTCTTCAGATAAAAATAACTCAATAAATGATAGTCATAATCTTCTCTTTAGAAAGAAAACGTAAATCAGTGGTAAGGTGACAGAATACAAAAACTACTCGTCTCTTCATCAAGGAACCAGGTGCTGTCCTAGGTGCTGGGGACAAACAGACTAAAACAGGCAAGATCCCTGTCCTCCTGGAACTGGCATTCCAAAGCAGGTGGTTTGCTCAAAGCCTCATTGCTTTtcataaaatccaagccaaactatATAAATAGTAGTTCCAAAGTACCCACAAGGCAGCGCTTCCAGATGCCCAGAGGAGAGCTAACTGCTTGAGTTTCCTAAGCTGCTTGACAAGACTCAACATTTGTAAATACCAACCTTTATCCTGAGTCAGAAACAAATGAGTCATTTTTCTGGATGCTCTCCTGTCCATGGGAATTCACCAAGAAATGGTTTCAACATCCCCTTACAGATTAATACCTTGGGTTCTCAAGTCTCCTGCAGAAGATTTGTGAGGGGTTGGCATATGACACTTTAACTCATCCCCAGATTATGGATGACGAGCTATGATGTAAATGGTATGCAAATAGTCGCATTGTTTAGAAAACAGTGAGGAGGGAGAGCCTGTATGTTCAGTACAGACTCCACTGGAGTTTTCTGAATATTTCCTGGGCTGGATGCATAGGCGTGAAAACCTCACACAAGTTAGACCACTGATACCTGCAAAAACTAGATAATGCTTCATCCCATCGGCTTTCCGATATCTGATTCTTCTCTCTGCTTGCTTTAGGGTGTAGCGTCCTAGGGAGCTGTGCAAGCACATGGCTGCTGCAGAGACAAGAATGTGACTGACACATCACAAAACCCAGGTAGCACCTCCAAAGAAAGCTTTCGCCCAACGATTTAAGGGCCCTCGAGAACCTTGCAACATCAAATGAGAAGATGAAGCCAGCAGACAGAAAATGAAAGCCACCGGAGTGCTGGAGGGTTCCCTTGAAGTCACGTCTATCCAGCTTCCGAGTTCCTCTTCAGGATGGCCTGTAACAGCACGCCCATCGGGACGTACCAACATCTGCTGCTGAACGCGAGCAACACTCTGGACCCTGGGGCCACCCCACTGTCCGCACCGCTCAGGATTTCGCTGGCAATAATGATGCTGCTGATGATTGTGGTAGGATTCCTCGGCAACACGGTGGTCTGCATCATCGTGTACCAGAGGCCAGCCATGCGATCAGCCATCAACTTACTGCTGGCCACCCTGGCCTTCTCCGACATCATGCTGTCCTTATGCTGCATGCCTTTCACCGCCATCACCCTCGTCACTGTTCGATGGCACTTCGGGGACCACTTTTGTCGGCTTTCAGCTACTCTCTATTGGTTTTTTGTCCTGGAGGGCGTGGCCATCCTGCTTATCATTAGTGTGGACCGATTTCTCATCATCGTGCAGCGTCAGGACAAGCTGAACCCACGCAGAGCTAAGGTGATCATCGCGGCCTCCTGGGTGCTGTCTTTCTGCATCTCTGCGCCCTCATTCACTGGCTGGACGTTCATGGAGGTGCCTGCTCGGGCCCCACAGTGCGTGCTGGGCTACACTGAGTTCCCAGCTGAACGTGCCTATGTGGTGACACTGGTGGTGGCAGTTTTCTTTGCGCCTTTCGGCGTCATGCTGTGCTCCTATCTGTGCATCCTCAATACGGTGCGGAAGAATGCTGTCCGTGTGCACAACCAGTCGGACAGCCTGGACCTCAGACATCTGTCGGGGGCTGGCCTGAGACGTCttcggcggcagcagcagcaggccagcctggacctGAGCTTCAAAACCAAGGCCTTCACCACCATCCTCATCCTCTTCGTGGGCTTTTCGCTCTGCTGGCTGCCGCATTCGGTCTACAGCCTGCTGTCTGCGTTCAGCCGGCGGTTCTATTACAGCGCCTCCTTCTACACCACCAGCACGTGCGTCCTGTGGCTCAGTTACCTCAAGTCTGTCTTCAACCCCATCGTCTACTGCTGGAGGATCAAAAAATTCCGCGAGGCCTGCATAGAGTTGCTTCCCCAAACCTTCCAAATCCTCCCTAAAGTGCCTGAGCGGATCCAGAGGAAAATCCAGCCAAGCACCGTCTATGTGTGCAACGAAAACCAATCCACTGTCTAGGGAGCTTGCCAATTAGCAGGCCAATAGACCACTCAAAAGGTCCGGGCCCAGACTCTGCTCCCTAGCCTTTAGTTGTCTGCGTTTTGTGGTGACTACACAAGCACAAAGGTACTCATTTGTTACCAGGTGATCTGTGGCTTTCAATTTTCCAATTTCCATAAGacgaattattatttttttctcagaaaaaccATATATAGCTCTCATGGGAATAGGGGCTTGCAGAAGTCGGCTGGAAAGTGAGAAGGGATGGGTGGGggaagcaaaaaaacaaaactggctGAGGGTGGGGCAAGAAGAGGATCTATCGATAGAACATATCACTTTTATCCAAGCCCCCACTCCACATGCTCAGGAGAAGCCCCTGGTGGCAGATTATGGTGGCCACTGTTCACTTTGACGCCAGCATCCTTCAGAGTTGTATCTGCAGGGCCTGGGTACGGTGCAAAGGTCTTCATAATATTCAACTCTGTTTCTGCTCACATAAAATTATCCTGTCTAGAAAGAAATCACGTTGAGATTGGGATGTTCTTGAGGTCCCCAGTGGCAGGTGGTGGTGGCGTTAGTGGCCCAAAGTTCAAAAATGTGCTTTGTGATAGCTTAACTAAAATGAGAAGTCCACCTAGACACTCAGGCACCAGATGTGTGCCCACCCCTCATACATCTGGCTAGCCGAACAGTTCCTGTTCATCTGTTCCTGTCCCCTCTTTGGTCCCTTTGTTTTTATCCTTTCCAGTGTGCTAAGAACATACCTAGTGTCCCTCGTCCAGTGGGCAAATGTTTGTAGTGACTCgctctcagaagcagaagcagccagtGGTCCTGGCTTTGTTTACACATCTCTGGATAACCCAGAGCCTCGTGAGGCACCAAATCCACATTAGCGCCAGAATTGCTATAGGGACAGAACAGACACCCCTCCCCAAAGTGGGGCTTATACCCATCCACCTCTGTTCCTCCTACCTCACTCATGTCCACTGCTGCTGTCAAATCCTCTTGCCCAGGACCTGATCCTGGGAGTGAAGTTACTTAGAGGGGACGCTTTGCTTGTACCCTACACTTGGCCACTATGCTTGTGGCCACCCAGTATGACAGCTTCCAGTGAAGGAAGGCGAGTCCTACAAATCTGGGGCACAGCAGTGGGTCCATTGAGCTCTCTATACAAAGTCAGATCTGAAGAGAGGGAGAAATTGAGAAAATCTGATTCCAGGTCTGACTCTTATCAGGGACCAGTCAGTAATCTTGTTCATTTCATCCTTCTGTCAGCCTCAGTTTACCCATTTGTTAAAGGAGGAAACAGGTCTACATAGCTCCAGTCCCCTTCATTCTACCCttatcttagccaaaaggctaaGAAGCGATAAGTCCCCTAGATTCCCGACTGGATGGTTCCTACCTGGGATCACCAGGACCTGTACATTCATGTATTCACCCATATATGGGCATTTATTAAGTGCCTGCTGGATGAAATGCACTGTGCAAGTAATAATGGTGGGAAAAGGCTGGACTGCACCCAAACCTAATTGATTTATCTCAGGAGTGTGAGAACTCAGCCCACTTGGCTCATTTCTTAACTCTCTCCAGGTCATACTCAGACGCCAGCTCCCTGCTCTCCCACTCTCTGTGGTGATGGAGACAGTGAAGGAAGCTGGGCTGTGATGAGAACATAACTTACGTTAGGTTCAGCCCAGGGAAGCATGTCTGTCAAGGAAATGACTGACCCATTTCTAtcagaaaagagggaaagaaagagaagatgggaCTGGTGCGTGGTGTATCAAAGTTGATGCCACCAATCCTGTGCCTGTCTCGGCACCCCAGGATAAAGTTAGCCTCAGTTTCCATGGGTTGAGTTCACAGGGCCCGATGGTGCCTGAGAGGATTGCTGGACCACTGTGGGGGTCAAGCCTGTGGGCATCTCTCCTCCAGTGGTATTATAGAGAAATTTTTCAGGAACCTTGAACAAAGAGAAATCACAAAACTGAATGAAGGTACCAAAATTTACATCAATGTGTGTTATATGATATATGTTGGATAGTAATATATATGTTTCAAAGTaataattttgtatatattttaaataaagtattatGGCTCTTTCAGTGTATAAAATCCATGTTTTTGCCATTTTTTGTACCAAAACTACTATGATAAGCCTGGAATCCTGTGCCCGATACCTATTTATTTTAGGCTAAACCCTTGACCCTTGCATTGCAAGCTACGCAAATACAGGTTTTATAGCTCTAGAATCTGGGAACTCTAAGACCGAGAACCCGATTGACTTAGTGTCTGGAAAAGAACAGTTTCTTGACTCACAGGAGGTGCCTTGGTCCTGTGTCTTCATATGGTGGAAGTAAGAAGTGGGgttcatagtgtgtgtgtatgtgtgtgtgtgtgcgtgtgtgtcggTGCGTGCCCGCATGCTCGCACGCACATGTATGCACTTAGGTATGCATGTGAGGGCCAGAGGCTGACATTGGGTGCCTTTCTCTATTgtttttcacattaaaaaaataaatgattaaaagatGCTAACCCTATCAGGAGGGTGGAGACCTCATGACCAAATCACCTCCCCATAAGCCCACCTCTTAACACTATTACACTAGTGTAAGTCACAATCTCAGAATTTAGCAAAACAGCTTTGTAACTATAGCAATTTAGGGTCTACACAgcctgtacatagccagcacgcCCAAAGCAGGCTGTGACACTGAGAAGACAGAGACTGTTGGAGAGGAAGGTGTCTCGGTGTCGAGGCTGCTGCTGACAGACATCCGGATGGTTCTGCGGGATCAAGCAGCTTGTCTCGGCTCTGACCGAAGCTGGCCACCGTGCGCTCAGAACCACCCACACTTTTCGGAACTTCCGTCTCCTGACATTTGTCGTAAATGCTGTCACTAAGTCTCCATCACTGAGACTTGCAGGGCAAGTGCCGTTTTGGTTTCAGTCACTGAtctgtttctcattctctttGGTCCAGGATTTAACCAGGTCCTGGGATTTCTGGGATCCGTGACATCAGAGGGGCTACATacatgatattttttttctgtcaatgcccaaggaagagaaagaaacctcTTAGCCATAGGAATAATTAATTCCCATCCTATGTAGATACTTGAGCCACGTGAAACAGCCACAACATTTGAGACACAAAGTCATATCCTGAAAGGGCCCTGGGATGAATTACCTACGGGTGCCCACATTTAGGGCTGGTGAGTTGCAGCGTTCACAGAACCAATCCACGCACTGCTGGATACTTGGAGGCATTTGTAGACGACTCAAAGCCAGGTGATGCTCATACTGCACAAATGCACAGCACCCTGCACTCTTTTCAAGGAACCACAGGGGAAATCTGTACATATTTAGTACAAAGGATTGTTTTCAAATATGTAGAACCCAAGGGTGTTGTTCTAATTATAATGAATCAAAAAAATTCCATCATCTTTTCGGTTCAAtctttttttgcatttatttgtgtatatgtatgtatgtacacacacatatacatatatatatatatacacacacagatatacattcacatgttcatatatatgagacagagagagaatgcgtgtgtgtgtccacgcacagcatgtgtgtggaagtcagaggacaatttctgAGGATCCAGGTCATCGAATCAAACTtgagttgtcaggcttggtaacaagcacctttacccactgagctgtctcaaaGATGGGGTCTGGTGAGACCCCATCTTCTCATCTTCAATTTTGGTTTTCACAGCTGAAGTAAAATGAAAGCGAaggttgtggggctggagagatggctcagctggtaagaaCACTTATTCTTCTTGCAAGGAACCCAGCTCTGGTTTCGAGCGTCCACGTGGTGACTTACCTGcgtccttaactccagttccaggagcccCTGTGCCCTCGTCCGGTCTCCTCAGGCATCAGGCACGCACATGCAATGTACTTACCTATAGGCGAGAAACTCATGCACATTAATAAGCAtctataaatcttttttaaaagccaGCAAGGTTGTTGTGAGCGTGGAAATGAGCAATGGATATCTAGATCCGTTTCTGCTGTTTTTGAACCACTTACGTGCTTTCCTCTGCACAGCTCACAGGACAGGCTGTTTGGGACTCAGTGTAGGACCAGCAGCACTGTTCAGACTGTAAGCACCCTCAGCTTCCACCTCTGAAGTCGAGAGGGGGCTTGGTATCTGACACTCAGGCCTGAGTCCCATAGACAACAAAAAGCCTTTAGTAATGTGGAGGAAGTGCTCCAGATGCAGACAGGCTGTCTGTGTCCTCGGGCTTCTTGCTCTCTGAATCATTCTGAATAAGCCAGAGAGCATCCTGACCCCACGGCCCTCATCTTAGAAATAAAGTGACTCTTACCGGGCAGAAAAGAAAGAGCAAGAGGTGAGGTGCGTCTGGTAGAATCATCATTGTCTAGCATTCTCAATTCCCAtaacataaagaagcaaacaaaaactacATATTTACAGGATAGAGACCAAGGAAAGCCTGGCCCATGGTAGGCACTGGGAATTAGAAGCCATAATTTTTTCAGATGAACTGGGGCACCTGTTCTGTATCAATTTGTCCTGTTTATGGGCTAGGGCAGAAGATGGTTAGAGAAACAGGCTGTTGGATTTTTCTGagctaaaataaaacagaagcagctCTCCAATTAGAGTAGCATCTGGTTTGATTCAGTTTGGTACTGTCTACCTGGAGGCAACATCAGATTCCACAGGTTGGGGGCTCAGTTTCTAAGACTAGACAAGCCCCCTCCACACACTTCAGGTAACAGCACAAATAGTAGGCTGTCAGCTGAAGTGCATAATGGACTATAAGCCAGAGTTCCCAAAATGCCATGCTAGGTGTGGTTAATTTGGTACAGCTGCTCACAGAACCCAGGGAGCCATTTTGCTTCCTCCACTTATCCTGTTATTATAGAGGAAACTGCAAAGGGAA
Protein-coding sequences here:
- the Gpr45 gene encoding probable G-protein coupled receptor 45 isoform X1, translated to MACNSTPIGTYQHLLLNASNTLDPGATPLSAPLRISLAIMMLLMIVVGFLGNTVVCIIVYQRPAMRSAINLLLATLAFSDIMLSLCCMPFTAITLVTVRWHFGDHFCRLSATLYWFFVLEGVAILLIISVDRFLIIVQRQDKLNPRRAKVIIAASWVLSFCISAPSFTGWTFMEVPARAPQCVLGYTEFPAERAYVVTLVVAVFFAPFGVMLCSYLCILNTVRKNAVRVHNQSDSLDLRHLSGAGLRRLRRQQQQASLDLSFKTKAFTTILILFVGFSLCWLPHSVYSLLSAFSRRFYYSASFYTTSTCVLWLSYLKSVFNPIVYCWRIKKFREACIELLPQTFQILPKVPERIQRKIQPSTVYVCNENQSTV